In a single window of the Lynx canadensis isolate LIC74 chromosome E2, mLynCan4.pri.v2, whole genome shotgun sequence genome:
- the CPNE2 gene encoding copine-2, producing MAYIPGGGAPAAGVAPMGSQYCVCKVELSVSGQNLLDRDVTSKSDPFCVLFTENDGRWIEYDRTETAVNNLNPAFSKKFVLDYHFEEVQKLKFALFDQDKSSTQLDEHDFLGQFSCSLGTIVSSKKITRPLLLMNDKPAGKGLITIAAQELSDNQVITLSLAGRKLDKKDLFGKSDPFLEFYKPGDDGKWMLVHRTEVIKYTLDPVWKPFTVPLVSLCDGDMEKPIQVMCYDYDNDGGHDFIGEFQTSVSQMCEARDGVPLEFECINPKKQRKKKNYKNSGIIILRSCKINRDYSFLDYILGGCQLMFTVGIDFTASNGNPLDPSSLHYINPMGTNEYLSAIWAVGQIIQDYDSDKMFPALGFGAQLPPDWKVSHEFAINFNPTNPFCSGVDGIAQAYSACLPHIRFYGPTNFSPIVNHVARFAAQATQQQTATQYFILLIITDGVISDMEETRHAVVQASKLPMSIIIVGVGNADFAAMEFLDGDSRTLRSHTGEEAARDIVQFVPFREFRNAAKETLAKAVLAELPQQVVQYFKHKNLPPTNSEPA from the exons ATGGCCTACATCCCTGGTGGGGGCGCCCCGGCAGCGGGGGTGGCCCCCATGGGCTCCCAGTATTGTGTGTGCAAGGTGGAACTGTCAGTGAGTGGCCAGAACCTGCTGGACCGGGATGTCACCTCCAAGTCTGACCCCTTCTGTGTCCTCTTTACAGAGAACGATGGCAGGTGGATTGAG TACGACAGGACAGAAACTGCCGTCAACAACCTCAATCCCGCGTTCTCCAAGAAGTTCGTCCTCGACTACCACTTTGAGGAGGTGCAGAAGCTCAAGTTCGCCCTGTTTGACCAGGACAAGTCCAGCACACAACTCGATGAGCATGATTTCCTGGGCCAGTTCTCCTGCAGCCTGGGCACG atCGTCTCCAGCAAGAAGATCACTCGGCCTCTGCTGCTGATGAATGACAAGCCTGCAGGGAAGGGCCTGATTACG ATTGCTGCCCAGGAGCTGTCAGACAACCAGGTCATCACGCTGAGTCTGGCGGGCAGGAAGCTGGACAAAAAG gaccTCTTTGGAAAGTCAGACCCATTTCTTGAGTTTTATAAACCGGGAGATGATGGCAAGTGGATGCTGGTTCACAGGACTGAG GTGATCAAGTACACGCTGGACCCTGTGTGGAAACCATTCACTGTGCCATTGGTGTCCCTGTGTGATGGGGACATGGAGAAGCCCATCCAG GTCATGTGCTACGACTATGACAACGACGGAGGCCATGACTTCATCGGCGAGTTCCAGACCTCAGTGTCGCAGATGTGTGAGGCTCGTGATGGTGTCCCG CTGGAGTTCGAGTGCATCAACCCcaagaagcaaaggaagaaaaagaactatAAGAACTCGGGCATCATTATCTTGCGTTCCTGCAAG ATAAACCGGGACTACTCCTTCCTTGACTACATCCTGGGAGGCTGCCAGCTCATGTTCACG GTTGGGATAGACTTCACAGCCTCCAATGGGAATCCCCTGGACCCTTCCTCTTTGCACTATATCAACCCCATGGGCACCAACGAATATCTGTCAGCCATCTGGGCTGTCGGGCAGATCATTCAGGACTATGACAG TGATAAGATGTTTCCGGCTCTGGGCTTCGGGGCCCAGTTACCCCCAGACTGGAAG GTCTCCCATGAGTTTGCCATCAACTTCAACCCTACCAACCCCTTCTGCTCGG GTGTCGATGGCATCGCCCAGGCATACTCGGCCTGCCTGCCCCACATCCGCTTCTACGGCCCCACCAACTTCTCACCCATCGTCAACCACGTGGCTCGGTTTGCAGCCCAGGCCACACAGCAGCAGACAGCCACG CAATACTTCATCCTCCTCATCATCACGGACGGCGTCATCAGTGACATGGAGGAGACGCGCCATGCCGTGGTGCAGGCTTCCAAGCTGCCCATGTCCATCATCATCGTGGGCGTGGGCAATGCCGACTTCGCTGCCATGGAGTTCCTAGACGGGGACAGCCGCACACTGCGCTCCCACACGGGGGAGGAGGCCGCCCGCGATATCGTGCAGTTCGTGCCCTTCCGAGAGTTCCGCAAC gCGGCAAAAGAGACGTTGGCCAAAGCTGTGCTGGCGGAACTACCCCAACAAGTTGTGCAGTATTTCAAGCATAAAAACCTGCCCCCCACCAACTCGGAGCCTGCCTGA